A single genomic interval of Pyrus communis chromosome 5, drPyrComm1.1, whole genome shotgun sequence harbors:
- the LOC137734003 gene encoding putative disease resistance RPP13-like protein 1 → MAGALIGEAFLSASIHVMCDKIGSGEFLDLFRGKKHDRSLMEKLKLTLLTLHAVLNDAEKKQIVNPVVGSWLDELKHAVFDAEDLLDEIDAAALHLKVEPEYQTKKTQVWNFLSTSLNPFYHGMNGRIQELFQRLEHLAKQINLLGLIGGVKGKISRRTPTTFLVENEFCPYGRDGDKDRLKTKLLSDYSSSSHVLVIPILGMGGVGKTTLAQVLYNDEKIKEHFDVTAWACVSEDFDAMRVTKTLIESITSKPCSLQDSLLQVELREQVRGKKFLFVLDDLWNDNYSDWDLLRAPFTYGARGSKVIVTTRNKSVASLVHTVPIHYLKHLSDEDCWLLLAKHAFRNENPSANPDLEEIGKEIARKCNGLPLAAKALGGLLGCNVDYEEWSHILNNNLWEILHDKGVLPSLRLSYYYLPTYLKQCFAYFSIFPKDYEFEKENIIQLWMALGLIPQAESGKGLEEVGEKYFDELLSRSLLQRSLIGKSSFTMHDLINDLAMSVSREFCFRLDEGQPHEVPKRVRHLSYMRGRFDTAAKFKPLDEIKCLRTLFPMSLRPYEEWNVTYLSIKVLEDLLPALKCLRVLSLSRYKNITQIPDNIGKHLHLRYIDLSYTAIIRLPDTMCTLYNLQTLLLFGCSSLVELPADMRKLINLRHLDIGGTCVKEMPVQMGRLKSLRTLTAFVLGNSTGSGGIGELGQLSHLRGKFSILNLQNVVNPIDALGANLKDKKDLNEVELAWGREDANDSITERHVLESLQPSVNLVKLTIRFYGGTSFPDWLGDFSFSNIQVMRLTDCSTCLWLPPVGRLPVLKELYIERMKSVMSIGVEFYRGNEASLIQPFQSLKKLEFKEMPEWEEWLPCPGRGQSLDFPRLEELTLEKCPKLRGNLPDHLPCLRKLSVSDCEVLHEGATRTRWIPWSLIVNTESLIQSLEELQIVKCPGLSWLLETESLSSLSKLEIQFFSRRECLRPHLSNCLQDLTLYNCASLLSFPRNGLPTSLTYLKIENCRRLEFLSHEMMAKLASLRDLELWDSCDSLRSFPLGVFPKLSTLDIWGSKNLESLSIGEGSDDENLTHLNYLSITKCPNLVSFPHGGLPTPKLAFLAVSGNENLKLLPDRIHTLTGLRDLWIGQLPNVESFAEGGLPPNLQSFQIYDCEKLKPSVENWGLQRIVSLRTVLIWRSEVVLETLLKEQLLPITLHILEIWDMKSLKSLEGKGLQHLTSLQELKIFNCVSLKFLPKDGLPASLSFLSITDCPSLEKRCQKKTGQEWSKLAHIPCIEIGDQVII, encoded by the coding sequence ATGGCAGGAGCTTTGATAGGAGAGGCTTTTCTCTCTGCTTCCATCCACGTGATGTGCGACAAGATTGGTTCCGGCGAGTTCTTGGATCTGTTTCGGGGGAAAAAGCATGATCGTTCACTCATGGAGAAGTTGAAGCTGACGTTGTTGACCCTTCATGCAGTGCTCAATGATGCAGAGAAGAAGCAGATTGTCAACCCTGTTGTGGGAAGCTGGCTCGACGAGCTCAAACATGCTGTCTTTGATGCGGAGGATCTACTTGATGAGATCGATGCTGCAGCTTTGCACCTTAAGGTGGAACCTGAATATCAAACTAAGAAAACCCAGGTGTGGAACTTCCTATCTACCTCTCTTAATCCTTTTTATCATGGCATGAATGGTAGGATACAAGAGTTATTCCAAAGGTTAGAACACCTGGCAAAACAAATTAATCTCCTTGGTCTTATAGGAGGTGTTAAGGGGAAAATTTCTCGAAGAACTCCCACAACATTCTTGGTTGAGAATGAATTTTGTCCTTATGGTAGGGATGGAGATAAAGACAGGTTGAAAACAAAGTTGCTATCTGATTATTCGAGTAGCAGCCACGTATTAGTAATCCCCATATTGGGAATGGGCGGGGTTGGTAAGACAACCCTTGCTCAAGTCCTTTACAAcgatgaaaaaataaaagagcaTTTTGATGTTACTGCTTGGGCATGTGTTTCCGAAGATTTTGATGCTATGAGGGTAACTAAAACCCTTATTGAATCAATTACCTCAAAACCTTGCAGTCTTCAAGATAGCTTGCTTCAAGTTGAACTAAGGGAACAAGTGAGGGGGAAAAAGTTCCTATTTGTGTTGGACGACCTTTGGAATGACAACTATAGTGATTGGGATCTTCTAAGGGCTCCTTTTACTTATGGGGCGAGGGGAAGTAAGGTCATTGTAACAACGAGGAACAAAAGTGTTGCATCCCTAGTGCACACCGTGCCTATTCACTACTTGAAACATTTGTCAGATGAAGATTGTTGGTTGTTACTCGCAAAACATGCATTTAGAAATGAAAATCCTAGTGCGAATCCAGACTTGGAAGAAATTGGTAAGGAAATTGCACGCAAGTGCAATGGTCTTCCTTTAGCTGCAAAAGCACTTGGTGGTCTCTTAGGTTGTAATGTGGATTACGAGGAATGGAGTCACATATTGAACAACAATCTTTGGGAGATATTGCATGATAAAGGTGTTCTTCCATCATTAAGATTGAGTTACTATTATCTCCCTACTTATTTGAAACAATGCTTTGcttatttctcaatttttccAAAGGACTATgaatttgaaaaggaaaatataatTCAACTTTGGATGGCACTGGGTTTAATTCCACAAGCTGAGAGTGGTAAAGGATTGGAAGAGGTCGGCGAGAAATACTTTGATGAACTATTGTCACGATCTCTACTTCAAAGATCATTAATTGGGAAATCAAGTTTCACAATGCATGATCTCATTAACGACTTAGCTATGTCTGTGTCTAGAGAATTTTGTTTTAGGTTGGATGAGGGACAGCCACATGAAGTTCCTAAACGAGTTCGACATTTGTCATATATGAGAGGAAGATTTGATACTGCTGCAAAGTTTAAGCcattggacgaaattaagtgtTTGCGCACCCTATTTCCCATGTCTTTAAGACCATACGAGGAGTGGAATGTGACCTATTTAAGCATAAAGGTTCTAGAGGACTTGTTACCAGCACTAAAATGTTTAAGGGTGTTGTCACTGTCAAGATATAAAAATATCACTCAAATACCTGATAACATTGGTAAACACTTGCACTTACGCTACATTGATCTCTCTTACACTGCAATTATAAGGTTACCAGATACGATGTGTACTCTCTACAATTTGCAAACTCTATTGTTGTTCGGTTGTTCCTCACTTGTTGAATTGCCTGCAGACATGAGAAAATTGATAAATTTGCGTCATCTTGATATTGGTGGAACTTGTGTAAAAGAGATGCCGGTGCAAATGGGTAGACTAAAAAGTTTGAGAACATTGACTGCTTTTGTGTTGGGGAATTCTACTGGGTCAGGTGGCATTGGAGAACTGGGGCAATTGTCGCACCTTCGAGGAAAATTCTCTATCTTGAATCTGCAAAATGTTGTCAATCCTATAGATGCCTTGGGGGCCAATTTAAAGGATAAGAAAGATCTGAACGAAGTAGAGTTGGCATGGGGTCGTGAGGATGCAAATGATTCCATAACAGAGAGACATGTACTTGAAAGCCTACAACCTTCCGTAAACCTGGTGAAGCTGACAATcagattttatggtggaactagCTTTCCAGATTGGTTGGGAGACTTTTCCTTCTCCAACATACAAGTCATGCGTCTCACTGATTGTAGTACTTGTTTGTGGTTGCCACCAGTTGGACGGTTACCCGTTCTCAAAGAGTTATATATAGAAAGAATGAAATCTGTCATGAGTATTGGTGTTGAGTTCTACAGGGGTAATGAAgcttctttaattcagccattTCAATCTCTCAAGAAACTAGAGTTTAAAGAGATGCCGGAGTGGGAGGAATGGCTACCTTGTCCAGGTAGAGGTCAATCTCTAGACTTTCCCCGTCTTGAGGAGCTGACTTTAGAGAAATGCCCGAAGCTGAGGGGAAACTTGCCCGATCATCTTCCTTGCTTGAGAAAACTTTCCGTGTCCGACTGCGAGGTTCTACATGAAGGGGCTACCAGAACGAGATGGATACCGTGGTCTCTCATCGTTAACACGGAGTCCTTGATACAGTCTCTTGAAGAACTGCAGATAGTTAAATGCCCTGGTCTGTCGTGGTTACTGGAGACGGAGTCGCTTTCCTCGCTTTCCAAACTTGAGATTCAATTTTTTAGTCGCAGAGAATGCTTGCGGCCGCACTTGAGCAATTGTCTTCAAGATTTGACTCTGTATAACTGCGCATCACTCTTGTCGTTCCCTAGAAATGGTCTACCCACTTCGTTGACATATCTTAAAATAGAAAATTGCAGGAGATTAGAATTCCTATCTCATGAGATGATGGCCAAATTGGCATCCCTTCGAGATTTGGAACTGTGGGACAGCTGTGATTCACTGAGGTCCTTCCCGCTGGGCGTTTTCCCCAAACTTTCAACTCTTGATATCTGGGGCAGTAAAAATCTTGAATCCCTTTCCATTGGAGAAGGGTCTGATGACGAAAATCTCACTCATCTCAACTATCTCTCTATCACAAAGTGTCCAAATCTGGTCTCTTTTCCCCACGGGGGATTGCCCACTCCCAAGCTGGCTTTTTTGGCAGTCTCGGGGAATGAGAATTTGAAGTTATTGCCCGACCGAATACACACCCTCACCGGCCTTCGAGATTTATGGATAGGCCAACTTCCAAATGTTGAGTCATTTGCAGAAGGGGGTTTGCCTCCCAACCTACAATCATTTCAAATCTATGATTGTGAGAAACTGAAGCCTTCAGTGGAGAACTGGGGTTTGCAACGAATTGTCTCCCTTCGCACTGTTTTGATCTGGAGAAGCGAGGTTGTGTTGGAGACGTTGCTCAAGGAACAGCTGCTCCCTATCACTCTTCACATACTCGAAATCTGGGACATGAAAAGTCTGAAATCTTTGGAGGGAAAGGGACTTCAACACCTCACTTCTCTTCAAgagctcaaaattttcaactgtGTTAGTCTCAAGTTCCTGCCAAAAGATGGTTTGCCGGCATCGCTCTCTTTTCTGAGCATCACGGATTGTCCTTCCCTGGAGAAGCGGTGTCAGAAGAAGACGGGACAAGAGTGGAGCAAGTTAGCTCACATTCCTTGCATCGAAATTGGCGACCAAGTCATCATTTGA